In Nymphaea colorata isolate Beijing-Zhang1983 chromosome 5, ASM883128v2, whole genome shotgun sequence, one genomic interval encodes:
- the LOC116253899 gene encoding divinyl chlorophyllide a 8-vinyl-reductase, chloroplastic-like: MALTSSDAIALQGHRHHHLPAPSVPVNVSAFLPSSRIKCSARCVSFSSSSRLNSTLCLDSTALCIRQAQQTHFLSFSNCLNESIVGSSRKLQYPLEDFGFAKIATQVSQRFVRNNGHPSKAFHPCNEYSRKGGYPVGIFHLCSNFERKSVRRVMASSTTESATLPSLGSRRPQDINVLVVGSTGYIGKFVVKELVKRGYNVIAVSRERSGIKGKNSKEQTFQELRGADVCFSDVTELSALERSLEGLDTRIDVVVSCLASRSGGVKDSWKIDYEATKNSLVAGKKFGAVHFVLLSAICVQKPLLEFQRAKLKFEAELQKEAENGDFTYSIVRPTAFFKSLGGQVELVKDGKPYVMFGDGELCACKPISEEDLASFIADCISCEDKINKILPIGGPGKALTPLEQGELLFKLLGKEPKFLKVPIGVMDFVIGILDFLVKFFPSLEDAAEFGKIGRYYAAESMLLLNPDTDEYDADATPSYGNDTLEDFFRRVLREGMAGQELGEQSIF; this comes from the coding sequence ATGGCTCTCACGTCTTCAGACGCCATTGCTCTCCAAGGACACCGCCATCACCATCTTCCGGCACCATCGGTACCAGTCAATGTGAGTGCGTTCCTTCCCTCGAGTCGCATAAAATGCTCTGCCAGATGCGTTTCCTTTTCTTCTAGTTCACGACTCAACTCCACGCTATGTCTAGATTCTACTGCACTTTGCATAAGACAAGCACAACAAACTCATTTTTTATCATTCAGTAACTGTCTCAACGAATCGATTGTTGGAAGCAGCAGAAAATTGCAGTACCCACTTGAGGATTTTGGGTTTGCGAAGATTGCTACTCAAGTTTCTCAGAGGTTTGTAAGAAACAATGGGCACCCATCTAAGGCTTTTCATCCTTGCAATGAATACAGTAGAAAAGGAGGGTACCCAGTTGGGATCTTCCATCTATGTAGCAATTTTGAGAGGAAAAGTGTGCGCCGGGTTATGGCTTCTAGCACCACTGAGTCTGCAACACTGCCTTCGCTTGGAAGTAGGAGACCGCAGGATATCAATGTATTGGTTGTGGGTTCAACCGGGTATATTGGAAAATTTGTTGTGAAGGAACTGGTGAAAAGGGGTTATAATGTGATTGCAGTATCCAGAGAGAGGAGTGGAATTAAAGGGAAGAACAGCAAGGAACAGACCTTCCAAGAGCTGAGGGGAGCCGACGTTTGCTTTTCTGATGTAACTGAATTGAGTGCTCTTGAGAGATCTCTGGAGGGCTTGGACACCAGAATCGATGTAGTCGTCTCCTGCCTTGCCAGTCGATCTGGTGGTGTTAAGGACTCCTGGAAGATCGACTATGAAGCGACAAAAAATAGTCTCGTTGCGGGTAAAAAATTCGGGGCTGTTCATTTTGTTCTGTTGTCTGCAATATGTGTTCAGAAGCCCCTCCTTGAATTTCAAAGAGCGAAGCTGAAGTTTGAGGCAGAATTGCAGAAggaagcagaaaatggggaTTTCACCTACAGCATTGTCAGGCCGACGGCTTTCTTCAAGAGTTTAGGTGGGCAGGTTGAGTTGGTAAAGGATGGGAAGCCATATGTAATGTTCGGAGATGGCGAACTATGCGCCTGTAAACCCATCAGCGAAGAGGATTTGGCCTCTTTCATTGCTGACTGCATCTCTTGTGAAGATAAAATTAACAAGATTCTCCCAATTGGTGGACCAGGAAAGGCATTAACACCACTTGAGCAGGGAGAATTGTTGTTCAAACTTTTGGGCAAGGAACCCAAGTTTCTGAAAGTTCCAATAGGAGTGATGGACTTTGTAATCGGCattcttgattttttggttAAATTCTTCCCTTCTCTGGAAGATGCTGcagaatttggaaaaattggaagGTATTATGCTGCAGAAAGTATGTTGCTGCTTAACCCAGACACTGATGAGTATGATGCGGATGCAACTCCAAGCTACGGGAATGATACGCTGGAAGATTTCTTCAGGCGGGTTCTTAGAGAAGGTATGGCCGGCCAAGAGTTGGGAGAGCAATCAATTTTTTGA
- the LOC116255225 gene encoding aspartic proteinase CDR1-like yields the protein MAATLFHLLLFFLSCTTTIMAGSKIRHGGVFSFDLIHRDSPLISPLYRPSSKTVSQAEQLAQRSVSRLYHLASSPPSATGFRSPVAADPGDYLMRLVIGTPGREFWAAVSTGSTLVWTRCLPCTSCFPEPAAPIFNPRLSSTYHAVDCNSSLCSRHYEVACDPDRRCHYSYANTKGTISSETFTFTIPGSPRNVVIPAIIFGCDHEGGLENSSVDGVVGLGRGSLSLVSQLGSHVGNKFSYCLVPRDKKNSTGRIEFGEAISGAGNLRRTPMKTETYDPEGYYVTLIDLSVGNKRLNLNRQDGSGDRSGSVSMVIDSGTPLTALSADAYYNLTSAINEIVKLPPGERNYGFDLCYAVNDARDLRGFPEVTLHFEGGADWILPPSTAFYPAAVDVVCLAMLPSFYGISVLGNIAQQNMHVEFDLRNNMLYFAPRDCANNS from the coding sequence ATGGCCGCCACCTTGTTccaccttcttctcttctttctcagcTGCACCACTACTATCATGGCCGGCAGCAAAATCAGACATGGTGGTGTCTTCTCCTTTGATTTGATTCATCGCGACTCGCCTCTGATCTCTCCTCTCTACCGACCTTCTTCTAAGACTGTTAGCCAAGCAGAGCAATTAGCGCAACGCTCCGTGTCCCGCCTTTACCACTTAGCCTCCAGCCCCCCATCCGCCACCGGTTTCCGGTCTCCGGTTGCCGCCGATCCCGGCGACTATCTCATGAGGCTTGTCATCGGAACTCCGGGGCGCGAGTTCTGGGCGGCCGTCTCCACAGGCAGCACCCTCGTCTGGACTCGGTGTCTCCCTTGTACCTCCTGCTTCCCGGAACCCGCGGCGCCGATCTTCAACCCCCGCCTCTCCTCTACCTACCACGCAGTCGACTGCAACTCTTCCCTCTGTTCAAGACATTATGAAGTGGCTTGCGACCCAGATCGTCGATGCCACTACTCGTACGCCAACACCAAAGGAACTATTTCCTCTGAAACGTTCACATTCACCATCCCCGGTTCGCCGAGAAACGTTGTAATTCCGGCGATCATCTTCGGGTGCGACCACGAAGGCGGTCTGGAGAACAGCTCGGTCGACGGCGTCGTCGGCCTTGGCCGCGGATCCTTGTCTCTCGTTTCTCAATTAGGCTCTCACGTTGGCAACAAGTTTTCATATTGCCTGGTTCCAAGGGATAAGAAGAACTCGACGGGGAGAATCGAATTCGGCGAAGCAATTTCCGGTGCCGGAAACCTTCGACGGACGCCGATGAAGACGGAAACTTACGATCCGGAGGGATATTACGTCACTTTGATTGATCTAAGCGTCGGAAACAAGAGGTTGAACCTAAATCGGCAAGATGGTAGCGGTGATCGGAGCGGTAGCGTGAGCATGGTGATCGATTCAGGGACTCCATTGACGGCACTGAGTGCAGATGCTTACTACAACTTGACGTCTGCAATAAACGAGATTGTGAAGCTTCCACCAGGGGAGAGGAACTATGGATTCGATCTGTGTTATGCCGTCAATGACGCGAGAGATCTGAGAGGATTTCCGGAGGTCACGCTGCATTTCGAGGGCGGCGCAGATTGGATTCTGCCGCCTTCTACCGCCTTCTACCCTGCTGCAGTAGATGTGGTCTGCCTTGCGATGTTGCCTTCTTTCTACGGCATCTCTGTGCTCGGCAACATCGcgcagcagaacatgcatgttgaGTTTGATCTCCGCAATAACATGCTGTACTTCGCACCAAGAGATTGTGCTAATAATAGTTAA
- the LOC116255226 gene encoding aspartic proteinase CDR1-like — protein sequence MAPFFATFITLLSLLQIFTTTNSARVGIVAPKRHGFSLDLVHRDSPASPLYDPTFTLTDRAVEAARRSIWRSRHFASRFSGGVSTKIYSPMKSGSGEFLMKLALGTPARLHWAIADTGSDLIWTQCLPCESCTGRKMSMFDPHKSSTYKTQSCSTSFCDDLPTEGKYCNNDRLCGFHYVYGDKSYADGVLSKDTLTFDTGVHGTIKFPSTTFGCVHDEAGNVATAEVSGLVGLGGGPLSLISQISSAIDNKFAYCLISYYDTNSTGQLKFGAGAEFSGTGTVQQTEMAQGSDQGTFYVLTLDDVSVGGKKLNVKFDAARPTALGDAKSIIIDSGTTLTLLSNEAYNPVESAVASAVEFEKVEPVEGFSLCYHVKSFDLQGFPSVTFHFAGADWELPPENAFLPVAEGVVCLAIVPSNMGIAIFGNVAQQNFHVEYDLGKGVLSFVPTDCTRL from the coding sequence ATGGCCCCCTTCTTCGCCACCTTCATCACCCTTCTCAGCCTTCTGCAAATTTTCACCACCACCAACTCTGCTAGAGTTGGGATAGTCGCCCCGAAGCGCCATGGCTTCTCCTTGGACCTCGTTCACCGCGACTCACCTGCCTCTCCTCTGTACGACCCTACCTTCACTCTCACCGACCGCGCCGTGGAGGCCGCGCGGCGGTCCATTTGGCGCTCCCGCCACTTCGCCTCTAGATTTTCCGGCGGCGTGAGCACCAAAATCTACAGCCCCATGAAATCCGGCAGCGGCGAGTTTCTCATGAAGCTCGCTCTCGGCACGCCAGCCCGGTTACATTGGGCTATCGCCGACACCGGAAGCGACCTCATCTGGACTCAGTGCCTCCCCTGCGAGTCCTGCACCGGCCGGAAGATGTCCATGTTCGATCCCCACAAGTCTTCCACATACAAGACCCAGAGCTGCTCCACCTCTTTCTGCGACGACTTGCCGACCGAAGGAAAATACTGCAACAACGATCGCCTATGTGGATTCCATTATGTTTATGGTGACAAGTCCTACGCCGACGGCGTCCTCTCCAAGGATACGCTCACCTTCGACACCGGCGTTCATGGCACCATCAAGTTTCCGTCGACCACCTTCGGCTGTGTTCACGATGAAGCCGGCAACGTCGCCACGGCCGAAGTTTCCGGTCTTGTCGGCCTCGGTGGTGGCCCTCTGTCCCTCATCTCCCAGATCAGTTCTGCCATTGATAACAAATTCGCTTACTGCCTCATCTCGTATTACGATACCAACTCGACTGGACAGCTGAAGTTCGGAGCCGGAGCCGAGTTTTCCGGTACCGGAACGGTTCAGCAGACGGAGATGGCGCAAGGTAGCGACCAGGGCACCTTCTACGTGCTCACCCTCGATGACGTAAGCGTGGGAGGCAAGAAACTCAACGTGAAGTTTGATGCCGCGAGGCCGACGGCGCTCGGGGATGCGAAGtcgatcatcatagactcgGGCACCACTCTGACGCTGCTGAGCAACGAGGCGTACAATCCGGTGGAGAGTGCGGTGGCCAGCGCCGTGGAGTTCGAGAAGGTCGAACCGGTGGAGGGCTTCAGCCTGTGTTACCACGTCAAGTCGTTCGACCTCCAGGGTTTCCCGTCTGTGACGTTCCATTTTGCCGGTGCCGACTGGGAACTGCCGCCGGAAAACGCCTTCCTGCCGGTGGCGGAGGGAGTCGTGTGCTTGGCTATTGTACCATCGAACATGGGAATTGCGATCTTCGGGAACGTGGCTCAGCAGAACTTCCATGTTGAGTATGACCTGGGGAAGGGCGTGCTCTCTTTTGTTCCTACTGATTGTACCCGGCTTTAG